A genomic segment from Nitrospira sp. encodes:
- a CDS encoding NADH-ubiquinone oxidoreductase chain F yields MTLPQPRVLQKLEGAPWEIDPYLRAGGYDAWRKCLTDLTPDDIVGEIKKAGLRGRGGAGFPTGTKWDKVLHHRVKERYFVCNAGEHEPGTFKDRELLKYIPHQLIEGCLIASRTVNAKASYIYVNHEYEEEEANLRKAISQARERGFLGKNILGTGIDLDLEVFSGHGSYVAGEETAMLESMQGRPAMPRQKPPFYPTDFGLYGKPTLVNNVETLCNIPKILKNGAAWFTQVGTEKCPGTMLFSLSGAVNRPGVYEMPMGITIRELVETCGGGVPNGRKVKAVFPGGPAFSMVTADQLDLPMDFDSLKKAGTGLGSAGTIVIDDATCMVAATLKYSNFFKGESCGQCPPCRMGTINLATLMDKIERGEGSQKDLDSLLQLCGFVKGTGYCTLVTGAAVLVQSSLRLFRHEFEEHIQMQRCPFQPAKAGVSANT; encoded by the coding sequence GTGACCCTACCTCAACCAAGGGTGTTGCAGAAACTTGAAGGGGCTCCCTGGGAAATCGATCCCTACCTTCGGGCCGGCGGGTATGACGCTTGGCGGAAGTGCCTGACAGACCTTACGCCCGACGACATCGTCGGAGAAATCAAGAAGGCCGGCTTGCGGGGGCGCGGAGGGGCAGGGTTCCCTACCGGCACGAAATGGGACAAAGTGCTCCACCATCGAGTGAAGGAACGCTACTTTGTCTGCAACGCAGGCGAGCATGAACCGGGCACTTTTAAGGATCGTGAATTGCTCAAGTACATCCCTCATCAACTGATCGAGGGTTGCCTGATTGCTTCTCGCACCGTGAATGCCAAAGCGTCCTATATCTACGTAAATCATGAATATGAGGAAGAGGAAGCCAATCTGAGAAAGGCGATCTCTCAGGCGCGGGAACGCGGATTTTTGGGAAAGAATATTTTGGGTACGGGCATCGACCTCGATCTTGAAGTGTTTTCCGGCCATGGGAGTTATGTGGCGGGTGAGGAGACCGCCATGTTGGAGTCGATGCAGGGTCGTCCGGCGATGCCGCGTCAAAAGCCGCCCTTCTATCCGACCGATTTCGGGCTGTACGGCAAACCGACGTTGGTGAACAACGTCGAGACGCTCTGCAATATCCCGAAGATCCTGAAAAACGGCGCGGCCTGGTTTACTCAAGTGGGTACGGAGAAATGTCCCGGGACTATGCTCTTTTCGCTCAGCGGGGCGGTGAACAGGCCCGGTGTGTATGAAATGCCGATGGGCATTACGATTCGAGAACTCGTGGAAACCTGTGGGGGCGGTGTCCCCAATGGACGCAAGGTCAAGGCGGTGTTTCCCGGAGGTCCTGCCTTTTCGATGGTGACGGCGGACCAATTGGATCTTCCGATGGACTTCGATTCGCTCAAGAAGGCCGGAACGGGGCTCGGTTCCGCCGGGACCATTGTGATCGACGATGCCACATGCATGGTGGCAGCCACCCTCAAATACTCGAACTTCTTCAAGGGGGAAAGTTGTGGGCAATGTCCTCCCTGTCGGATGGGTACAATCAATCTAGCGACGCTGATGGATAAAATCGAACGTGGAGAGGGAAGCCAGAAGGATCTCGACTCCTTGTTGCAGCTTTGTGGGTTTGTGAAGGGGACGGGGTATTGTACGTTGGTGACCGGTGCGGCAGTGTTGGTGCAGAGTAGTCTCCGGCTGTTCAGGCACGAATTCGAAGAACACATTCAGATGCAGCGTTGTCCATTTCAACCGGCCAAGGCCGGAGTCAGCGCGAATACGTAG
- a CDS encoding iron-sulfur cluster assembly accessory protein, protein MVTITQLAEQKIKELMTEEKDVVGLRIYVRGGGCHGYQYGMAFESKMADDDTVIEKGDVKVIMDSQSAPLLQGAEVDYVDSLQGSGFSIKNPQAKTTCGCGSSFSA, encoded by the coding sequence ATGGTGACGATTACGCAGCTGGCGGAGCAGAAGATAAAAGAACTCATGACCGAAGAAAAAGATGTGGTCGGTCTGCGGATTTATGTCCGTGGTGGAGGATGTCACGGTTATCAATACGGGATGGCGTTCGAATCCAAAATGGCCGACGATGATACGGTCATCGAAAAGGGTGATGTGAAGGTCATCATGGACTCCCAGAGCGCGCCGTTGCTCCAGGGGGCGGAAGTCGATTACGTCGACAGCCTGCAGGGATCCGGATTCTCGATCAAGAACCCGCAAGCGAAGACGACCTGCGGTTGCGGCAGTTCTTTCAGTGCGTAA
- a CDS encoding PDZ domain (also known as DHR or GLGF), with protein MIPAIRPDRNVFISFGLSALPLVACLSATGCLSTMEAVDPRTLPVATASAQRLHSHVALLAGSELAGRRPGSAGNRLAAQYIEDQFRAVGLQPLPSLGGYRQPISARIGDNLIGIVPADPSSEASRWILIGAHYDHLGGPYLGADDNASSIAILIETARQMTRLSNHGILFVAFNSEESPYFGTAEMGSQFFFHHLPIEIGSPADFQAVVIMDLMGGVQWDPLKNSIFAIGAEKSPGLYRRVKELVGPPLTVLPVGIHLVEEIPGRGHKAFSDYDVFRNHHVPFLFLSAARTPRYHTPRDVTGSLHYERMAATTKWLRRLFVLIDQDEAPYTFDAQHLEFTDEVAAFRTIIEQASQTDSLIPGTSRWSLSKLRQDAEWLRNVDHSSPTPQQLERLERISIRLQCLLADYSGCFLF; from the coding sequence GTGATCCCAGCTATCCGACCGGATCGGAACGTCTTCATCTCTTTCGGGCTCTCAGCCCTGCCCCTCGTAGCATGTCTCTCCGCCACCGGCTGTCTCAGCACGATGGAGGCGGTCGATCCCAGGACCTTGCCGGTTGCCACAGCCTCCGCTCAACGCCTCCACAGCCACGTGGCATTGTTAGCAGGCTCTGAGTTGGCTGGCAGGCGACCGGGCTCAGCGGGAAACCGTCTAGCCGCCCAATACATTGAAGACCAGTTTCGGGCGGTCGGCCTGCAGCCACTCCCTTCCCTCGGCGGGTATCGACAGCCGATCTCTGCCCGGATCGGTGACAACCTGATCGGCATCGTACCGGCAGACCCTTCCTCGGAGGCCTCCCGATGGATCCTGATCGGCGCCCACTATGACCATCTCGGCGGCCCCTATCTCGGCGCGGACGACAATGCCTCCTCAATCGCCATTCTGATTGAAACGGCTCGACAGATGACGCGCCTCTCCAACCACGGAATCCTCTTTGTGGCCTTCAACAGCGAGGAATCTCCCTACTTCGGAACCGCGGAAATGGGATCGCAGTTTTTCTTCCATCACCTGCCGATAGAAATCGGCAGCCCGGCCGACTTCCAGGCCGTGGTCATCATGGACCTCATGGGCGGGGTCCAGTGGGACCCGCTGAAGAATTCGATCTTTGCCATAGGCGCAGAAAAAAGCCCAGGCCTGTATCGACGGGTGAAGGAACTGGTGGGGCCGCCGCTCACCGTCTTACCGGTGGGGATTCATCTCGTTGAAGAAATTCCCGGTCGCGGACATAAAGCATTCAGCGATTACGATGTCTTTCGCAACCATCACGTGCCCTTTCTTTTTCTCTCAGCCGCTCGTACCCCCCGGTACCATACTCCACGGGATGTCACCGGAAGCCTGCATTACGAGCGGATGGCCGCAACCACCAAATGGCTGCGACGCCTCTTCGTTCTGATCGATCAAGACGAGGCACCCTATACATTCGACGCACAGCACCTGGAGTTTACCGATGAAGTGGCGGCATTCCGCACGATCATCGAACAGGCGTCGCAAACGGACAGCCTGATCCCTGGCACATCACGATGGTCGCTGTCCAAGTTGAGGCAGGATGCCGAATGGCTGCGCAACGTCGACCATTCGTCGCCGACGCCACAGCAGTTGGAGCGGCTGGAGCGGATCTCGATCCGCCTCCAGTGCCTGTTGGCTGATTATTCCGGCTGTTTCCTGTTCTAA
- a CDS encoding ferredoxin thioredoxin reductase, catalytic beta chain, translating into MAEPSKESLDKMWKYVKGFAEKSGTAMHPNQAVTNAVVQGLAAHIDELGKPLCPCNFYPDKQAEAKLRRWMCACDEMQIYKYCHCLLFVREDGMPITEYLPEDHEGRQCYGLITDPTPDKGRALRHKALPMAPKEPVSSTTEERSSQP; encoded by the coding sequence ATGGCTGAGCCGAGCAAAGAAAGCCTCGACAAGATGTGGAAGTATGTGAAGGGCTTTGCGGAAAAGAGCGGGACGGCCATGCACCCAAACCAGGCCGTCACCAATGCCGTCGTGCAGGGTCTCGCCGCCCACATCGACGAGCTGGGCAAACCCCTCTGTCCCTGCAACTTTTATCCTGATAAACAGGCCGAAGCCAAGTTGCGGCGGTGGATGTGTGCCTGCGATGAGATGCAGATCTATAAGTATTGCCATTGTCTGCTCTTCGTCCGGGAAGACGGTATGCCGATCACCGAGTACTTGCCCGAGGACCACGAGGGCCGTCAATGTTACGGCCTCATCACCGATCCCACTCCGGACAAGGGTCGCGCACTCCGGCATAAGGCGCTTCCGATGGCACCGAAGGAACCCGTCTCCTCGACGACGGAAGAGCGCTCGTCACAGCCGTGA
- a CDS encoding Nitric oxide reductase activation protein NorD produces MALGRSSQQLCDRLSGQLGQDFAGAMVEAIAGSAARADTLDAIWLLLDELTKQAPKAAGSAIEALADMQRRGLLADVLPWLDLGTAIAADSGALALRFFRESPLLLGLLDPPKRSVVLENGLELADCSANVAVEFIRIAPELVEVLPSADWHSWMDLACDLAETDFALAMEYIRQIPSIAPFLTLASVRPWVQFGMKLIVENSLGKPDYLGALEFFRTSPAILADLPEQTQRNEVIRLGAQLAERSPEAGIALLSEAPAILRRFPTDEWRTQVFRYGLLVAERDAETALAYVRRCPELVTLIGSGEEARQKFQSWFASGMEVLEYSLDAGRAYFAMETEKALGAVSQAMSGVPLRQITRRVKLFAQALCGRDLRIHGLPDSLESAQPMVRATVSEDGRGIGLPSIVRRYSTFDENVRLYMVMAAHEAGHLEFGTFDLPIAHVRDLDEDLVRRYGRPTSKELRTLGDLFARYPQPGLIRDLWALVEDARVEYLLRAEYPGLSRDLALIAKDATAVRSLSHGMTVREMIVDQLLLLTTADAEPVTVSDVVKGEVEQLWAICRAIFHQTATAEEAVRLADRLYMRLDELLVIRRETVPTQDESEAQEQSIPAPRSSEDLSDRYRPMDNWDYRGAMDPDLVRDRTESPPEQKAASGHGDSEGAGLTGDSGGSSGAGTARSQQASQDVLVPGRRQPSLVEELLAVEGEGPTIKDEPVGTEKTVRYREWDTAIQDYRMNWCRVVEREAVEGSSDFVEETLATQRGTVGLLRRYFESLRPPGLRRLSGQLDGEDLDMDAVVGRLADLAAGIEPSERIYVRREKREREVAVAFLVDLSGSTSRRVGEGQRIIDIEKQGLVLLCEAISAIGDQFALYGYSGQGRQQVEFIVVKEFDEPVTGRAGAKLGGMAPLQQNRDGAAIRHAMRKLLARRAKTRILVVLSDGRPLDDGYKDDYSLEDTRMALREARAAGIEPVCVTIDKQADPYLRRMYGEVRFVVIDRVEGLPEQLPRIYHRLTA; encoded by the coding sequence ATGGCGCTGGGGCGTTCCTCTCAACAATTGTGTGATCGGTTGTCCGGCCAACTGGGGCAGGATTTCGCCGGAGCAATGGTCGAGGCCATTGCCGGATCGGCCGCCAGGGCCGACACGCTTGATGCGATATGGCTGTTGCTCGACGAACTGACGAAGCAGGCGCCGAAGGCCGCCGGGAGCGCCATCGAGGCGCTGGCGGATATGCAACGGCGGGGACTGCTGGCCGATGTCCTCCCATGGCTCGATCTCGGAACGGCGATCGCGGCTGATTCTGGCGCCTTGGCATTGAGATTTTTCAGGGAGAGTCCGCTGTTGTTGGGACTCCTCGATCCTCCGAAACGGTCGGTTGTGTTGGAGAACGGGTTAGAATTGGCCGATTGCAGTGCCAATGTCGCGGTCGAATTCATCCGGATCGCTCCCGAGCTGGTCGAAGTGCTGCCTTCGGCGGATTGGCACAGCTGGATGGACTTGGCCTGTGATTTGGCGGAAACCGATTTCGCCTTGGCGATGGAATATATCAGGCAGATTCCTTCGATCGCTCCGTTCCTGACCCTTGCAAGTGTCCGGCCCTGGGTGCAGTTCGGGATGAAACTGATCGTCGAAAATAGTTTGGGCAAACCGGACTATTTGGGCGCCTTGGAGTTTTTCAGAACGAGTCCGGCCATCCTGGCGGATCTGCCCGAGCAGACCCAGCGGAACGAGGTGATTCGCTTAGGCGCGCAGCTGGCGGAGCGATCGCCGGAGGCCGGTATTGCCTTGTTGTCGGAGGCTCCCGCGATTCTCCGACGGTTTCCCACAGACGAATGGCGGACCCAGGTATTTCGGTACGGTCTGCTGGTGGCGGAACGAGATGCCGAGACTGCGCTGGCCTATGTCCGACGCTGTCCGGAATTGGTGACCTTGATCGGGTCCGGCGAAGAGGCACGGCAGAAATTCCAATCCTGGTTCGCTTCCGGCATGGAGGTGCTGGAGTACAGTCTGGACGCGGGCCGAGCCTATTTCGCGATGGAAACGGAGAAGGCCCTGGGTGCTGTGTCTCAAGCCATGAGCGGCGTGCCGTTGCGACAGATTACCCGGCGGGTGAAACTCTTTGCGCAGGCGCTCTGTGGGCGCGATCTACGTATCCATGGTCTGCCGGATTCGCTGGAGTCGGCTCAACCGATGGTTCGTGCCACAGTGAGCGAAGACGGCCGGGGTATCGGGTTGCCGTCGATCGTCCGGCGCTATTCGACGTTCGATGAGAATGTGCGTCTCTATATGGTGATGGCGGCCCATGAGGCCGGACATCTGGAGTTTGGGACGTTCGACCTTCCTATCGCCCACGTACGGGACCTGGACGAGGATCTCGTGCGGCGCTACGGGCGTCCCACCTCGAAAGAGCTCAGAACCTTGGGGGATCTATTTGCGCGTTACCCCCAGCCCGGTCTGATCCGCGACCTTTGGGCCCTGGTCGAGGATGCCAGGGTCGAATATCTATTGCGTGCTGAATATCCGGGGTTGAGTCGGGACTTGGCGCTGATCGCGAAGGATGCAACGGCGGTCCGGAGCCTGTCCCATGGGATGACCGTGCGAGAAATGATCGTCGATCAGCTGCTGCTCCTCACCACCGCCGATGCGGAGCCGGTGACGGTGTCCGACGTCGTGAAGGGCGAGGTGGAGCAACTGTGGGCGATCTGTCGGGCGATTTTCCACCAGACGGCGACCGCCGAGGAGGCCGTGCGCTTGGCCGACCGCCTCTACATGCGCCTGGACGAGCTGCTGGTTATCCGACGAGAAACTGTCCCGACTCAGGATGAATCGGAGGCTCAGGAGCAATCGATCCCTGCGCCGAGATCGTCGGAGGATCTTTCGGACCGGTACCGTCCGATGGACAATTGGGACTATCGCGGCGCGATGGACCCCGATTTGGTGCGGGACCGGACCGAATCTCCTCCTGAACAGAAAGCCGCCTCAGGCCATGGCGACAGCGAGGGCGCCGGCTTGACCGGTGATTCCGGAGGCTCGTCCGGAGCGGGAACGGCTCGCTCGCAACAGGCCTCACAAGACGTGCTGGTTCCTGGGCGCCGCCAGCCGTCGCTCGTGGAGGAACTGCTGGCGGTTGAGGGGGAAGGGCCGACAATCAAGGACGAACCGGTCGGGACCGAGAAGACAGTTCGCTATCGCGAATGGGATACCGCCATCCAGGACTACCGGATGAACTGGTGCCGGGTGGTGGAGCGCGAGGCGGTCGAGGGGTCATCCGATTTCGTGGAGGAAACCTTAGCGACGCAACGGGGAACGGTCGGCCTGTTGCGGCGGTATTTTGAAAGCCTGCGCCCTCCCGGACTTCGCCGTCTTTCCGGTCAACTCGACGGTGAAGACCTGGATATGGATGCGGTCGTCGGTCGATTGGCGGATCTTGCGGCAGGTATCGAGCCGTCGGAGCGGATCTATGTGCGGCGCGAGAAGCGGGAACGGGAGGTCGCCGTCGCATTTTTGGTGGATCTGAGTGGCTCGACCAGCCGCCGGGTCGGAGAGGGCCAGCGTATCATCGACATCGAAAAGCAGGGTTTGGTGCTCTTATGCGAAGCCATCTCGGCGATCGGGGACCAGTTCGCCCTATACGGTTATTCTGGCCAGGGACGGCAGCAAGTGGAGTTCATCGTCGTGAAGGAATTCGATGAACCGGTGACCGGACGGGCGGGAGCCAAATTGGGGGGGATGGCCCCCTTGCAGCAGAATCGGGACGGTGCCGCCATTCGCCATGCGATGCGCAAGCTCCTTGCCCGCAGGGCGAAGACGCGAATCCTGGTGGTACTCAGCGACGGTCGGCCGTTGGATGATGGCTACAAGGATGACTATTCGCTGGAAGACACGCGCATGGCTCTTCGGGAGGCTCGCGCGGCAGGGATCGAACCGGTCTGTGTCACGATCGACAAGCAGGCGGATCCCTACCTGCGTCGGATGTACGGAGAGGTTCGATTCGTGGTGATCGATCGCGTGGAGGGGTTGCCTGAGCAGCTGCCGAGGATTTACCATCGGCTGACCGCGTAA
- a CDS encoding Malate dehydrogenase — protein MGRPKITVVGAGNVGGTVAQRLAEKNAYDVVLVDIVPGIPQGKALDITQAGPVCGYSTRVVGTNGYEETAASSIAVITSGIPRKPGMSRDELLATNAKIVQTVVRELVARSPNVTLILVTNPLDAMVHVARLVSGLPKSRVLGMAGVLDTARLRSFVAEELNVPGTDVQAMVLGGHGDTMVPLVRQTTVAGKPITDRLSPDRLAALIKRTQDGGAEIVGLLKTGSAFYAPSASVVDMVEAIMKDEKRVIPCAMLCEGEYGLKDVIVGVPVRLGRGGGESVVEYDLTAEERTALQASAGAVRELCAVVDRLLTV, from the coding sequence ATGGGACGACCGAAAATTACGGTAGTGGGTGCGGGCAATGTCGGCGGGACCGTCGCGCAACGGCTGGCTGAGAAAAATGCGTATGATGTCGTGCTGGTCGACATCGTGCCGGGTATTCCACAAGGGAAGGCCTTGGACATTACCCAGGCGGGACCTGTGTGCGGCTACAGCACCAGAGTCGTCGGGACGAACGGGTACGAGGAGACGGCAGCCTCGTCCATCGCAGTCATTACGTCGGGCATTCCCAGGAAGCCTGGGATGAGCCGTGACGAACTCCTGGCAACCAACGCCAAAATCGTCCAAACGGTGGTCCGAGAGTTGGTAGCCCGTTCGCCGAACGTCACCCTCATCCTTGTGACCAACCCGTTGGACGCCATGGTGCATGTAGCGCGGTTGGTCAGCGGTTTGCCGAAATCAAGGGTGCTCGGCATGGCGGGGGTGCTCGATACGGCGAGGTTGCGGTCGTTCGTCGCCGAAGAATTGAACGTGCCGGGAACGGATGTGCAGGCGATGGTGCTGGGGGGGCATGGTGATACGATGGTGCCGTTGGTGCGGCAGACAACCGTGGCAGGCAAGCCGATCACAGACAGGCTGTCTCCGGACCGGCTTGCGGCTTTGATCAAGCGCACGCAGGACGGCGGTGCTGAGATCGTGGGTTTACTCAAGACCGGCAGCGCATTTTATGCGCCCTCTGCGTCCGTGGTCGACATGGTTGAGGCGATCATGAAGGATGAAAAACGTGTGATCCCCTGCGCCATGCTCTGCGAAGGCGAGTACGGATTGAAGGATGTCATCGTCGGTGTGCCGGTCAGGCTGGGTCGCGGCGGCGGCGAATCCGTCGTCGAATACGACCTGACCGCCGAGGAACGGACGGCGCTGCAGGCGTCCGCCGGCGCGGTACGAGAACTCTGCGCGGTCGTCGATCGTCTGTTGACTGTATGA
- a CDS encoding YggU family protein — protein MTSSDTSREHSTATGKQAVRAIPGGVAISVHVQPRASRTECAGLHGDALKVRVAAPPSDGAANDELCRFLARRCDVPLKAIEILAGTGSRRKRLFVKGRSVEQVCERLGIE, from the coding sequence GTGACCAGTTCCGATACTTCGCGAGAGCACTCCACCGCGACAGGGAAACAGGCCGTTCGTGCGATACCAGGCGGGGTCGCGATCTCGGTGCACGTGCAGCCCAGAGCTTCCCGCACTGAATGTGCAGGTCTCCATGGTGACGCCCTCAAGGTCCGTGTGGCCGCGCCGCCGAGTGATGGGGCCGCCAATGACGAATTGTGCCGATTCCTTGCCCGCCGCTGTGACGTCCCGCTCAAGGCCATAGAAATTCTCGCGGGGACAGGCAGCAGGCGGAAACGTCTGTTTGTGAAGGGGCGATCCGTCGAGCAGGTGTGCGAGCGCCTTGGGATCGAATGA
- a CDS encoding Ferredoxin, 2Fe-2S, with amino-acid sequence MPLVSFLHPQGKSGEVQANMTLLEAAKALGFDLNHDCGGNASCTTCRVEVQTGGGNLSEIDFDEQDLLDREALSEPWHRLGCQARVLGDVVVRVPETKWEQPTPASLGEAENRGAGLP; translated from the coding sequence ATGCCGCTGGTCAGTTTTCTCCATCCACAGGGTAAAAGCGGTGAGGTCCAGGCGAATATGACGCTCTTGGAAGCAGCCAAGGCCTTGGGATTCGATCTCAATCACGATTGCGGCGGCAATGCGTCCTGTACGACGTGCCGCGTCGAAGTGCAGACGGGGGGGGGCAACCTTTCAGAGATAGATTTTGATGAACAGGATCTATTGGATCGAGAGGCCCTCTCCGAGCCTTGGCATCGGCTCGGTTGCCAGGCGAGGGTGTTGGGTGATGTCGTGGTTCGGGTTCCGGAAACCAAATGGGAGCAACCTACGCCCGCGTCGTTGGGCGAGGCAGAGAATCGAGGAGCCGGGCTTCCGTAA